The following proteins are co-located in the Ictalurus punctatus breed USDA103 chromosome 14, Coco_2.0, whole genome shotgun sequence genome:
- the uevld gene encoding ubiquitin-conjugating enzyme E2 variant 3 has translation MDLNHESVKKILSKYKFHDVAIEELQKIHLNYPDMKTVAGTYTFTDSSQKDLLKVLGNIPVRYQGCFYNLPIQLWLLDSFPFTPPICFLRPTANMVIREGKHVDAKGRIHLPALHNWDHPKSSVIVLLEEMIAKFEEDPPLAMKSTGDEKDPNELLAIVSHLNITEGGNQPEPSVNKVSVIGGGDLGMAAVLSIMAKGFVDKLVLIDIPECSTKAGTLDLEIFSLPKVEVSKDLSASAGSKVVVVTANAWNNEQSFVSVVQTNVDLYGKIIPSLARLSPSAVLLIASQPVEIMTHVAWRQSCLSPTHVIGVGCNLESERLSYILNIALLANSTSKKAWVIGELSDNKVAVWANVGGDKHQVLVPVSNSTRPLIDRAFEMLKGRGQRSWSVGLSIADITHSILTDQRKTHSITTLAQGWGGVGSEVFLSLPCVLGVNGSTRLAGVALRSEDDAKLKASVSSLSNLITQLKI, from the exons ATGGATCTGAATCACGAGTCTGTTAAAAAGATTCTTTCTAAG TACAAATTTCACGATGTTGCCATTGAGGAATTGCAGAAAATTCACCTTAATTACCCAGACATGAAAACAGTCGCCGGCACTTACA CATTTACTGACAGTTCTCAGAAGGACCTGCTGAAGGTGCTGGGAAACATCCCTGTCAGATACCAAG GTTGTTTCTACAACTTGCCGATCCAGTTGTGGCTGTTGGATTCATTCCCCTTCACGCCACCTATCTGCTTTCTTCGCCCCACAGCCAACATGGTGATCAGGGAGGGCAAACATGTGGATGCCAAGGGCCGAATCCACCTGCCTGCGCTACACAACTGGGACCAT CCCAAATCATCCGTGATAGTGCTGCTGGAGGAGATGATTGCTAAGTTTGAAGAGGATCCTCCTCTGGCCATGAAGTCTACAGGAGATGAAAAAGACCCTAATGAGCTTCTTGCCATCGTTTCACATCTAAACATCACCGAag GTGGAAATCAGCCTGAACCGAGTGTAAATAAGGTCTCTGTGATTGGAGGAGGAGACTTGGGGATGGCTGCTGTGCTGAGTATAATGGCTAAA GGTTTTGTGGACAAACTGGTTTTAATCGACATACCAGAGTGTTCAACCAAAGCAGGCACCCTGGACTTGGAGATATTCAGCCTGCCAAAGGTGGAAGTCTCAAAAG ATCTGTCAGCCTCAGCCGGTTCTAAGGTGGTGGTGGTTACGGCAAATGCTTGGAATAATGAGCAGTCGTTTGTGAGTGTGGTGCAGACTAATGTGGATCTGTATGGAAAGATCATCCCGAGCCTGGCTCGCCTCAGTCCCAGTGCAGTGCTGCTCATCGCCTCTCAGCCTG TGGAGATAATGACCCATGTGGCATGGAGACAGAGTTGCCTGTCACCTACGCATGTGATTGGTGTAGGCTGTAACCTGGAGTCCGAGAGACTCTCTTACATCCTCAACATTGCATTACTGGCTAACAGCACGAGCAAAAAAGCCTGGGTCATAGGAGAGCTATCTGACAATAAGG TCGCTGTCTGGGCTAATGTAGGAGGGGACAAGCACCAAGTGTTAGTCCCAGTGTCCAACTCCACAAGACCACTGATAGACAG GGCGTTTGAGATGTTGAAGgggagaggtcagaggtcatggtCAGTGGGGCTGTCCATCGCTGACATCACACACTCCATTCTTACAGACCAGAGAAaaacacactccatcactactCTGGCTCAG ggaTGGGGAGGTGTCGGCTCTGAGGTGTTCCTCAGTTTGCCCTGTGTGTTAGGAGTGAACGGATCCACCCGTCTGGCAGGAGTGGCCCTCAGGTCAGAAGATGACGCCAAGTTGAAGGCGAGCGTCTCGTCTCTGAGCAACCTCATCACGCAACTGAAGATTTAG